From a region of the Paenibacillus sp. R14(2021) genome:
- a CDS encoding SMP-30/gluconolactonase/LRE family protein, whose translation MTQTKAKQFAHAAELLLDSKAILAEGPHWNARQNRLYWVDIQGLSFGHLDTATGSNEQFNMGKTVGAVVCDAEDDEVVYLATRDGFERFDCRTSTLTAIVDPESDKPGNRFNDGKCDSAGRYWAGTMQDVEANVTGALYVLDNDLSCRKAYDGVGVSNGIAWNEDETTMYYIDSMKGTVRAFDYDAAAGDIANPRVIIDFREEEGAPDGMTIDAEGMLWIAHWGGWQVSRWNPATGKKLEAVYVPAAKATSCVFGGEDLGTLYITTASIGISPAELQEQPHAGGIFMYRPGVGGTPTHAFRSGKSLN comes from the coding sequence ATGACACAAACGAAAGCGAAACAATTTGCCCATGCGGCGGAGCTGCTGCTGGATTCGAAAGCGATTTTGGCTGAAGGGCCGCATTGGAATGCCCGGCAAAACAGGCTGTATTGGGTGGATATTCAAGGCCTGTCCTTCGGGCACCTCGATACGGCAACTGGCAGCAACGAACAGTTCAATATGGGGAAAACCGTCGGAGCAGTCGTCTGCGATGCCGAAGACGACGAGGTCGTCTATCTCGCGACGCGTGACGGGTTCGAGCGCTTTGACTGCCGTACGAGCACGCTGACGGCCATCGTCGATCCGGAATCCGATAAGCCGGGTAACCGGTTCAATGACGGCAAATGCGATTCTGCCGGGCGCTATTGGGCGGGCACCATGCAGGACGTCGAAGCGAACGTGACCGGCGCCTTATACGTCCTGGACAATGATCTTAGCTGCCGCAAAGCATACGACGGGGTCGGGGTGTCTAACGGCATCGCGTGGAACGAGGACGAGACGACAATGTACTATATCGATTCCATGAAGGGTACGGTAAGAGCATTCGATTATGACGCGGCTGCAGGGGACATCGCGAATCCGCGGGTTATCATTGATTTCCGCGAAGAGGAAGGGGCACCGGACGGCATGACCATCGATGCCGAAGGCATGCTCTGGATCGCGCATTGGGGCGGCTGGCAGGTGTCCAGGTGGAATCCGGCTACGGGCAAGAAGCTGGAGGCTGTCTACGTGCCTGCGGCGAAAGCGACTTCTTGCGTATTCGGCGGCGAGGATCTCGGCACACTCTACATCACGACGGCAAGCATCGGAATCTCGCCTGCGGAGCTCCAGGAACAGCCGCATGCGGGAGGGATTTTCATGTATCGGCCAGGGGTTGGGGGGACGCCGACGCATGCGTTTCGAAGCGGCAAAAGCTTAAACTAA
- a CDS encoding trans-aconitate 2-methyltransferase: MMEATLEVVEMEDMHHVRMTFDASAASYDTQRRKLIPCFDDYYGTAVSLAVSHAEEPRILDLGAGTGLFASMLLQQYPKAKLTLIDLSDKMLAIAKARFGEQSGVTYLCEDYTDYKAENEYDIVISGLSIHHLSDPEKAAVYNHAYANLKQGGVFVNADQVLGRTPFIDALYKEDWTRKIQASGLSQLELEAAYERTKIDRMAGLNEQLSWLTQAGFSDVDCVYKYFNFVVMYGRKPAKEGLQ, translated from the coding sequence ATGATGGAGGCAACCTTGGAGGTGGTCGAGATGGAAGATATGCACCATGTGCGCATGACGTTCGACGCGTCGGCAGCAAGTTACGACACGCAGCGCCGTAAGTTAATTCCTTGCTTTGACGATTATTACGGCACGGCCGTCTCACTGGCAGTGTCGCATGCGGAAGAGCCCCGTATACTGGATCTGGGAGCGGGAACGGGGCTGTTCGCTTCGATGCTGCTTCAGCAATACCCGAAGGCGAAGCTGACGCTGATTGACCTATCGGACAAGATGCTGGCCATCGCGAAGGCGCGGTTCGGGGAACAGTCCGGCGTTACGTATCTCTGTGAGGACTATACGGATTACAAAGCCGAGAATGAGTACGACATCGTCATATCCGGTCTGTCCATCCATCATTTGTCCGATCCCGAGAAAGCAGCCGTATACAATCATGCATATGCCAATCTGAAGCAGGGCGGTGTTTTCGTCAATGCGGATCAGGTGCTCGGTCGTACGCCGTTCATCGATGCGTTGTATAAAGAGGACTGGACGCGGAAGATTCAGGCCAGCGGACTTTCGCAGCTGGAGCTTGAAGCGGCCTACGAGCGGACGAAGATCGACCGCATGGCAGGATTAAACGAACAGCTGTCTTGGCTGACGCAAGCCGGGTTCTCGGACGTGGACTGCGTCTACAAGTATTTCAATTTTGTCGTGATGTATGGAAGAAAGCCAGCGAAAGAGGGATTGCAATAA
- a CDS encoding low molecular weight protein tyrosine phosphatase family protein: protein MNVLFVCSRNKWRSLTAEKIFEDTDGWQVRSAGTEDAARIKLTAGHIGWADLIFAMEKKHVRRIKEKFPDMLHSKRLICLGIPDDYRFMDVELVELLKTGVSEYAE, encoded by the coding sequence ATAAACGTATTGTTCGTATGCAGCCGCAACAAGTGGCGGAGCTTGACGGCGGAGAAGATTTTCGAAGACACAGACGGGTGGCAGGTCCGCTCGGCAGGTACGGAGGATGCAGCGAGAATCAAGCTGACGGCCGGTCATATCGGCTGGGCGGATCTCATCTTCGCGATGGAGAAGAAGCATGTCCGGCGCATCAAGGAGAAGTTCCCGGACATGCTTCATAGCAAGAGACTGATCTGTTTGGGGATACCGGACGATTACCGTTTCATGGATGTAGAGCTCGTAGAGCTGTTGAAGACAGGAGTTTCGGAATACGCCGAGTGA
- a CDS encoding WYL domain-containing protein, producing the protein MNPFEKIFNYQVVSRLSGSGTFMVTSHERAWLKLMLQHPAAVSAFAPETLAKLQYILQEDDALTLEAIFEEKARSREKQVYHPLLRPLRRCIAAGSGVLLSYFVKDEREFSRQQGVPYKLEYSMVKREWYLLWYNLRQRSFMSTKLAKMTAAEELKLAPERFEQAMAFIAHRQERVRQTALIEVVPDYNRELSRILYAFSCFEKSVDYDEDAHVYTVKLTFGSDESEYVLSKIHFLGKRVRIAEGDYLRKRMLESSRKALERYGVKAVEAEEDLIG; encoded by the coding sequence ATGAATCCATTTGAAAAAATCTTCAATTACCAAGTCGTCTCCCGCCTGTCCGGATCCGGTACCTTCATGGTGACGTCCCACGAACGGGCCTGGCTCAAGCTGATGCTGCAGCACCCGGCAGCAGTGTCGGCATTTGCCCCAGAAACGCTGGCCAAGCTGCAGTATATCCTTCAAGAAGACGACGCGTTGACACTGGAGGCGATTTTTGAGGAGAAAGCACGCAGCCGCGAGAAGCAGGTCTATCACCCGCTTCTTCGTCCCCTGCGAAGATGCATTGCAGCGGGGTCAGGCGTGCTGCTGTCTTACTTCGTCAAGGATGAACGCGAATTCTCCCGCCAGCAAGGCGTTCCGTACAAGCTGGAGTATTCCATGGTGAAACGGGAGTGGTACCTGCTCTGGTACAACCTCCGGCAGCGCTCGTTCATGTCCACGAAGCTCGCCAAAATGACGGCAGCCGAAGAATTAAAGCTCGCACCGGAGCGCTTCGAGCAGGCGATGGCGTTCATTGCGCACAGACAGGAACGCGTCCGGCAGACGGCGCTGATCGAGGTCGTGCCTGACTATAATCGGGAGCTGTCGCGTATCCTTTATGCGTTCTCCTGCTTCGAGAAGAGCGTCGACTACGACGAGGATGCCCATGTCTACACGGTGAAGCTCACCTTCGGCAGCGACGAGAGCGAGTACGTGCTGTCTAAGATCCACTTTCTCGGCAAGCGGGTACGGATCGCCGAAGGTGATTATTTGCGGAAGCGAATGCTGGAATCCTCGCGGAAGGCGCTGGAACGATACGGAGTTAAGGCTGTGGAGGCCGAGGAAGATTTAATTGGTTGA
- a CDS encoding YafY family protein has translation MAKESFDKEIQFLRMLVLTSGAYNRQQFADRLGISVHTFDKTIRRLKEIVSAVQQLPDESSREFTEAVRFSYYDSADPMLLFLFRAKSLKESESYRLALLLSALHEKPMTALELLEHCCNEPTGGDMLFPDEKTIRMDLKYMEEVGVIKRATGPRPYRYRIQNDLVRELSNDELVDLMDFVDVMANTQVPSVQGYLLRDHLRKSLTSSGSNTDNSGPVVEAADAEHAEASAAYRLQAAAEPFLYKYHYYSRILDEAHLFTLLAAIRSQRRVNFLYFSPKSERSYGAKNTNPLFERENSGTEQTALPIRIVYDHQYGRWYMLANNSRDGIRKFRLEGMTQITEGDAVEPAVFEAKKAELEARMQHSWLIDTGAPVKVRARFFHPGAGQPNFVRERVLLQGQWGEIVEEEDEAFIYEITVNGITEIRPWLRSFGSSCEVLAPIQLRREMIAEWKEIAGYYESI, from the coding sequence TTGGCAAAAGAAAGCTTCGATAAAGAAATCCAGTTTCTGCGCATGCTCGTTCTGACCAGCGGCGCCTATAACCGGCAGCAGTTTGCGGACCGGCTCGGCATTTCGGTCCATACCTTCGACAAAACGATCCGCCGCCTGAAGGAGATCGTCAGCGCCGTACAGCAGCTTCCCGATGAAAGCAGCCGGGAGTTTACGGAGGCGGTCCGCTTCAGCTACTACGATTCCGCGGATCCGATGCTGCTCTTCCTGTTCCGGGCGAAGTCGCTCAAGGAATCCGAGAGCTACCGCCTTGCCCTGCTGCTCTCGGCCCTGCACGAGAAGCCGATGACGGCGCTGGAGCTGCTGGAGCACTGCTGCAACGAGCCTACCGGCGGGGACATGCTCTTCCCGGACGAGAAGACGATCCGCATGGATCTGAAATATATGGAGGAGGTCGGCGTCATCAAGCGGGCGACCGGGCCGCGTCCTTACCGTTACCGCATTCAGAACGACCTTGTGCGCGAGCTGTCGAACGACGAGCTTGTCGATCTGATGGACTTCGTGGATGTCATGGCCAACACGCAGGTGCCTTCGGTGCAGGGCTATCTGCTTCGCGACCATCTCCGCAAAAGTCTAACGAGCAGCGGCTCCAATACGGACAATTCCGGCCCTGTAGTGGAAGCCGCTGACGCGGAGCATGCCGAAGCGTCTGCGGCTTATCGCCTGCAGGCAGCTGCGGAGCCTTTTCTCTACAAATATCACTACTACTCCCGCATACTCGATGAGGCACATCTGTTTACGCTGCTCGCGGCGATCCGCAGCCAGCGCAGGGTGAACTTCCTGTATTTCTCGCCTAAATCCGAGCGGAGCTACGGCGCCAAGAACACCAATCCGCTGTTCGAGCGGGAGAACAGCGGCACCGAGCAGACCGCACTGCCGATCCGAATTGTCTATGACCACCAGTACGGCAGATGGTATATGCTCGCCAACAACAGCCGGGACGGCATTCGTAAATTCCGGCTGGAGGGCATGACGCAAATTACCGAAGGCGATGCCGTCGAGCCTGCGGTGTTCGAAGCAAAGAAAGCCGAGCTCGAAGCCCGCATGCAGCACAGCTGGCTGATCGACACGGGCGCTCCCGTTAAGGTGCGGGCGCGTTTCTTCCACCCCGGCGCTGGCCAGCCTAACTTCGTACGCGAGCGGGTGCTGCTGCAGGGGCAGTGGGGCGAAATCGTCGAGGAAGAAGACGAGGCGTTCATCTATGAAATCACCGTGAACGGCATTACGGAAATTCGGCCTTGGCTGCGGAGCTTCGGCTCCAGCTGCGAGGTGCTCGCGCCAATCCAGCTGCGGCGGGAAATGATCGCGGAGTGGAAGGAGATTGCCGGCTACTATGAATCCATTTGA
- a CDS encoding nucleotidyltransferase domain-containing protein, translating into MSYSKAQINEQLAAIEQEEQVRILYACESGSRAWGFPSKDSDYDVRFIYVRPMDEYLSIDERRDVIERPISSMLDISGWDLRKALKLFRKSNPPLLEWLQSPILYMEQTTAAERIRGLSPLAFSPRSCLYHYLHMARGNYRVYLQGDRVRMKKYFYVLRLILACRWIERTGTMPPMDFQTLAAAMIPENSELRLTIDRLLARKIAGDELDYEPRLAVLNDYLEAQIAYFEEAAVSIPAAQPAQGSELDRIFRSAIYEAWER; encoded by the coding sequence ATCAGCTACTCGAAAGCACAGATCAACGAACAGCTCGCAGCCATTGAGCAGGAGGAACAGGTGCGCATCCTCTATGCTTGCGAATCCGGCAGCCGGGCCTGGGGCTTCCCGTCCAAGGACAGCGACTACGATGTGCGGTTCATCTATGTGCGCCCCATGGACGAATATCTATCGATTGACGAACGCAGGGATGTTATTGAGCGGCCGATCAGCAGCATGCTGGATATCAGCGGGTGGGATTTGAGGAAGGCGCTAAAGCTGTTCCGCAAATCGAACCCTCCGCTGCTGGAATGGCTGCAGTCGCCGATTCTCTATATGGAGCAAACGACGGCCGCCGAACGGATTCGCGGGCTGTCGCCGCTCGCCTTCTCGCCCCGTTCTTGCCTCTATCATTACTTGCATATGGCACGGGGGAACTACCGGGTCTACCTGCAGGGCGACCGCGTGCGAATGAAGAAATATTTCTATGTGCTGCGGCTGATTCTGGCCTGCCGCTGGATCGAGCGCACGGGCACGATGCCGCCGATGGACTTTCAAACATTAGCGGCGGCTATGATTCCGGAGAACAGCGAGCTGAGGCTGACCATCGACCGGCTGCTGGCGCGCAAAATCGCCGGTGACGAGCTGGATTACGAGCCTCGTCTGGCCGTTCTGAACGATTATCTGGAGGCGCAGATCGCGTACTTCGAAGAAGCCGCGGTATCGATTCCGGCAGCTCAGCCAGCGCAGGGCAGCGAATTGGACCGGATATTCCGGTCCGCAATTTATGAAGCATGGGAGCGATGA
- a CDS encoding RtcB family protein: protein MQVAYTLIDGVRVWGTPDEGAVSQAKTCASAGNVVQTLLMADHHKGYSQPIGGVVVYDGQTSPSGVGYDIGCGNKAVRTNLMAKDVKPRLAAVMNEIARNISFGVGRVNKERVDHELFDDPDWAVYRAVGRQEHDKLLTLARDQLGTVGSGNHFVDLFEEETTGRLWAANHFGSRGFGHKTASGFMNMAAGREFLGKAPGESMDQPPVLLALHSELGDMYDRAMRLAGRYAYAGRDYVMSQVLRILGAEAEFEVHNHHNYAWKERHSGMDTVVVRKGATPSAPGQLGFIGGSMGDISVIVKGKDTAENRDAFYSTVHGAGRVMSRTEAAGKMNWKTRTRSGGRITPAQMKSAVDAFGVELRGAGTDESPFVYRKLQDVLDAHAGTIDVLHVLKPIGVCMAGADEFDPYKD from the coding sequence ATGCAGGTGGCATATACACTTATAGACGGCGTACGCGTTTGGGGCACCCCTGATGAAGGGGCGGTATCGCAAGCGAAAACTTGCGCGTCCGCCGGCAATGTCGTGCAGACTTTGCTTATGGCGGATCATCACAAAGGCTACAGCCAGCCGATCGGAGGCGTCGTCGTATACGACGGGCAAACCTCGCCCTCCGGCGTTGGTTACGATATCGGCTGCGGCAATAAAGCGGTGCGTACGAACCTGATGGCGAAGGACGTGAAGCCGCGCCTTGCCGCCGTCATGAATGAAATTGCGCGAAACATCTCGTTCGGCGTCGGGCGGGTGAACAAGGAACGCGTCGATCACGAGCTGTTCGACGACCCGGATTGGGCGGTGTACCGGGCAGTCGGGCGGCAGGAGCATGATAAGCTACTGACGCTTGCGCGCGATCAGCTGGGAACGGTTGGAAGCGGCAATCATTTTGTGGATCTGTTCGAGGAGGAGACGACGGGCAGATTGTGGGCGGCGAACCATTTTGGCAGCCGCGGCTTCGGTCACAAGACGGCGAGCGGGTTCATGAACATGGCCGCGGGGCGGGAGTTTCTCGGCAAGGCTCCGGGCGAATCGATGGATCAGCCGCCGGTGCTGCTAGCTCTGCATAGCGAGCTTGGCGACATGTATGATCGTGCCATGCGGCTGGCCGGGCGTTATGCCTATGCTGGCCGGGATTACGTCATGAGCCAAGTGCTCAGGATACTGGGCGCCGAGGCGGAGTTCGAAGTGCACAACCATCATAACTACGCTTGGAAAGAACGCCATAGCGGTATGGATACCGTGGTCGTCCGCAAAGGAGCGACGCCTTCCGCGCCAGGGCAGCTTGGTTTTATCGGTGGCAGCATGGGCGACATCTCCGTCATCGTGAAGGGCAAGGACACGGCCGAGAACCGGGATGCCTTCTACAGCACGGTGCATGGAGCGGGCCGTGTCATGAGCCGAACGGAAGCCGCGGGCAAAATGAACTGGAAAACCCGTACCCGCAGCGGAGGACGGATTACCCCGGCACAGATGAAGTCGGCGGTGGATGCCTTCGGCGTCGAGCTTCGCGGTGCCGGAACCGACGAAAGTCCGTTCGTCTACCGCAAATTGCAGGATGTGCTGGACGCTCATGCCGGGACCATCGACGTGCTTCACGTACTGAAGCCGATCGGCGTATGCATGGCCGGGGCGGATGAGTTTGACCCGTATAAGGATTAG
- a CDS encoding N-acetylmuramoyl-L-alanine amidase, with product MRKQISLALILVIVIGVLGLRSSEASATTKLPYQAKVSSAVLNVRSEPSLQASVVGQLKAGDTVTVTDEEDDGWVQIKRNKLVGYAAGYLLRKSDNSGQTAGTSTGSPSSGHVSTNPGSTATVITDSLRIRSGPGTSYKVVGSLKQGEQVTISGSKGDWLHILTVNKVAGWVAKEYVGKGAGLSKPSGKGIRGKVIVVDPGHGGSDPGMIGTTYDTKEKELTLSTAQYLKQELARLGATVIMTRTTDVKPELSERVRISENKRADAFVSIHYNSSVKKTSGVLTFFYSEKKDKPLAQAVEAELNGAGSGLRSNGLSFGDLYVLRENDTVATLVELGFLSNPKDESIVRGSAYQRKAAAAIARGVADYFH from the coding sequence ATGCGAAAACAGATCAGTCTGGCTCTTATTCTAGTTATTGTTATCGGTGTCCTAGGCTTGCGTTCCAGCGAAGCGTCGGCAACGACCAAGCTTCCCTATCAAGCCAAAGTCAGCAGCGCCGTGCTCAATGTCCGCAGCGAACCGTCTCTGCAGGCTTCTGTCGTCGGCCAATTAAAGGCCGGAGATACCGTTACGGTTACGGACGAGGAAGACGACGGCTGGGTACAGATCAAGCGCAATAAACTCGTCGGTTATGCGGCAGGCTATCTGCTGCGCAAGTCGGATAACAGCGGTCAGACGGCGGGCACGTCGACAGGCTCTCCTTCGTCGGGCCATGTGAGCACGAACCCGGGCTCGACCGCGACGGTCATCACGGATTCCCTGCGTATTCGCTCCGGTCCAGGGACGAGCTACAAAGTCGTGGGATCGCTTAAGCAAGGCGAGCAGGTTACGATCTCCGGCAGCAAAGGCGATTGGCTTCACATCCTAACGGTCAATAAGGTTGCGGGCTGGGTGGCCAAGGAATATGTCGGCAAAGGCGCGGGACTTTCAAAGCCGTCCGGCAAGGGCATTAGAGGTAAAGTTATCGTCGTCGATCCCGGACATGGCGGCAGTGATCCCGGCATGATCGGAACGACCTATGATACGAAAGAGAAGGAGCTTACGCTCAGCACGGCGCAATATCTCAAGCAGGAGCTGGCGCGGCTCGGCGCGACCGTCATTATGACGCGTACGACGGACGTGAAACCGGAGCTGTCGGAGCGAGTTCGCATCAGCGAAAATAAGCGTGCCGACGCCTTCGTCAGCATTCACTATAATTCGTCCGTGAAGAAGACGAGCGGGGTGCTCACCTTCTTCTACTCCGAGAAGAAGGACAAGCCGCTTGCTCAGGCGGTCGAGGCGGAGCTGAACGGGGCCGGCAGCGGACTTCGCAGCAACGGGCTTTCCTTCGGCGATCTGTATGTGCTTCGCGAGAACGACACCGTCGCGACGCTGGTGGAGCTGGGTTTCCTCTCTAATCCGAAGGACGAGTCGATCGTCCGCGGTTCCGCATACCAGCGAAAAGCAGCCGCGGCGATCGCGAGAGGCGTAGCGGATTATTTTCATTAA
- a CDS encoding acyltransferase family protein translates to MPKPLGNSGRYMPGLDGLRAIAVFAVIAYHLNLSWVPGGLLGVGIFFVLSGYLITDILLKQHATAGRLNLGDFWIRRARRLLPAMMIMLTLVSAWLLVTDPARLFAMKGEIVSALLYYSNWRMIFHHVSYFESFGPPSPLGHLWSLAVEEQFYLIWPIVLVFMARKLRQRGRLLLWILGGAAVSAAAMALIYVPGLDPSRVYYGTDTRAFGLLTGAALAVVWPSWKLSSALSHRGRAVLDAVGIAGLLTVAFMIARVGEYDTFLYRGGMVIVSAATAAVVAAMAHPASRLARLIGSKPIRRLGVRSYGIYLYHYPVIALSTPAAQVDEFHPVRAMVQVLVSIMLAELSWRYVEEPIRHGALSKLRSKFAADLRVSPLKHGRGMMIAGICALMIVSVSCSSPNNKVEGDDGHTAAENNQPVNHASDGGSAGLVDTMGHAAESGASDGTAGSGTPADDSKGGGADTTKPGSGSPGGGSGKGPNRGNSGNLKPEVAGDNSSSEAGKPEGGSAAGNSGGHEQQPATTNPKAGSGVTVIGDSVILDAKSFLEKRIKGVVVEGKVGRQMSQADDVIADLKKRRQLGQIVVVELGTNGSFTQKQLNQLLEAIGEDHTIYFVNTRVPRKWQDVVNDMLTDTVANTPNTKLIDWYTASKDHEDFFAKDGVHLKRSGGEFFANLIVDSLKHRSIS, encoded by the coding sequence ATGCCAAAACCATTAGGAAACAGCGGCCGTTATATGCCCGGCCTTGACGGGCTGCGCGCGATCGCTGTTTTTGCAGTCATCGCCTATCATCTTAACCTCTCATGGGTGCCGGGCGGATTGCTGGGTGTCGGCATCTTCTTCGTTCTTTCCGGCTATCTCATCACTGATATTCTACTCAAGCAGCATGCCACGGCAGGGCGTCTGAACCTGGGGGATTTCTGGATTCGGCGGGCGCGGCGTCTGCTGCCTGCGATGATGATCATGCTGACGCTCGTGTCGGCATGGCTGCTGGTCACTGACCCAGCTCGATTATTCGCGATGAAAGGCGAGATCGTATCGGCGCTGCTTTATTACAGCAACTGGCGGATGATCTTCCATCACGTGTCTTACTTTGAAAGCTTCGGACCGCCTTCTCCGCTCGGCCATCTCTGGTCGCTTGCGGTCGAAGAGCAGTTCTATCTCATATGGCCGATCGTACTCGTATTCATGGCGCGCAAGCTTCGGCAGCGCGGCAGGCTGCTGCTCTGGATTCTAGGCGGAGCGGCGGTATCGGCAGCCGCTATGGCGCTGATTTATGTGCCCGGGCTTGATCCGAGCCGGGTGTATTACGGTACGGATACGCGCGCCTTTGGGCTGTTGACCGGCGCGGCCCTGGCGGTCGTCTGGCCGAGCTGGAAGCTGAGCAGCGCGCTTTCACACCGCGGCAGAGCCGTTCTTGATGCGGTCGGAATCGCCGGACTCCTGACGGTTGCGTTCATGATTGCTCGTGTCGGCGAATACGATACCTTCCTCTATCGCGGCGGCATGGTGATTGTATCGGCAGCGACCGCAGCCGTCGTTGCGGCGATGGCTCACCCGGCAAGCCGGCTGGCCCGCCTGATCGGGAGCAAGCCGATCAGGCGGCTGGGCGTCAGGTCGTACGGGATATATCTGTATCACTATCCCGTCATTGCATTATCGACGCCGGCGGCGCAGGTGGATGAATTCCACCCGGTCCGCGCCATGGTTCAAGTGCTCGTATCCATAATGCTTGCCGAGCTGTCTTGGCGTTATGTGGAGGAGCCGATTCGGCACGGTGCGCTCAGCAAGCTTCGCAGCAAGTTCGCGGCAGACTTACGCGTGAGTCCGTTGAAACATGGCCGGGGCATGATGATTGCGGGCATCTGCGCGCTGATGATCGTCAGCGTATCCTGCTCGAGTCCGAACAATAAGGTTGAAGGCGACGACGGCCATACGGCAGCGGAAAATAACCAGCCCGTTAACCATGCATCGGATGGGGGCAGTGCTGGATTAGTGGATACCATGGGCCACGCGGCGGAATCCGGTGCATCAGACGGGACAGCCGGCTCGGGAACACCGGCTGATGATTCAAAGGGGGGCGGCGCCGATACAACAAAACCAGGATCCGGCTCACCGGGCGGGGGCAGCGGCAAAGGCCCGAACAGAGGGAACAGCGGGAATCTGAAACCGGAGGTGGCCGGAGACAATAGCAGCTCTGAGGCAGGGAAGCCGGAAGGCGGCTCTGCAGCAGGGAATTCGGGCGGGCACGAACAGCAGCCAGCCACAACGAATCCGAAAGCAGGCTCTGGTGTAACGGTTATCGGTGATTCCGTTATTCTGGACGCCAAGTCTTTCCTGGAGAAACGGATCAAAGGCGTCGTCGTCGAAGGGAAGGTCGGCCGTCAAATGTCTCAGGCGGACGACGTGATTGCAGATCTCAAGAAGCGCAGGCAGCTTGGCCAAATCGTCGTTGTCGAGCTCGGCACCAATGGCTCCTTTACGCAGAAGCAGCTTAATCAGCTGCTGGAAGCGATCGGCGAAGACCATACCATTTATTTTGTGAACACCCGCGTGCCGCGCAAATGGCAGGATGTCGTGAATGACATGCTGACAGATACCGTTGCAAACACGCCGAATACGAAATTGATCGATTGGTATACCGCCAGCAAGGATCATGAGGACTTCTTCGCCAAAGACGGCGTTCATCTGAAACGGAGCGGCGGCGAGTTTTTTGCCAATCTGATCGTCGATTCGTTGAAGCACCGCAGTATAAGCTAG
- a CDS encoding BMP family protein, which produces MKKSIGLLVICTLILVLAACGNNNSKNEGTNAGTNGGSAHEGTKASFKAGMVTDSGTIDDKSFNQGTWEGLLRATKDLGVESKYLKPTGTTESDYLKEIGNLYDAGYKMVVVPGFKFETAIYAAQDKYKDANFVLIDGSPHTAKDMTPKVGANTVSIFFAEHESGFIAGVASALQLKQGEAGFIGGIEIPPVQKYNWGFQQGLKYANDNLGTKITLKPENVVYQGSFDDAAAGGQIAAQMYDRGVNFIFTAAGGVGVGAINEAKTRAKAGKSVWIVGVDGDQYKDGVYEGDKSIILTSAMKKVSEASFDMVKALQEGKFPGGQTLTFDIKNDGVGIPATNPNLDDTTITKVNEVITKLKSGEIKVAAEKGDLIK; this is translated from the coding sequence ATGAAGAAAAGTATTGGGCTGCTCGTTATTTGTACGTTGATCTTGGTTTTGGCAGCGTGCGGCAATAACAACAGCAAGAACGAAGGCACGAACGCAGGTACGAACGGCGGAAGCGCGCACGAAGGCACGAAGGCATCGTTTAAAGCAGGTATGGTAACGGATTCCGGCACCATTGACGACAAATCGTTTAACCAAGGTACTTGGGAAGGCTTGCTGCGCGCTACGAAAGATCTAGGCGTTGAGAGCAAATACTTGAAACCGACTGGCACAACAGAATCCGACTACTTGAAAGAAATCGGCAACCTGTACGATGCAGGCTACAAAATGGTTGTCGTACCAGGCTTCAAATTCGAAACAGCTATCTATGCAGCACAAGATAAATACAAAGATGCAAACTTCGTCCTAATCGACGGCTCACCGCATACAGCAAAGGATATGACGCCAAAAGTTGGAGCGAACACGGTATCGATCTTCTTCGCAGAGCATGAATCGGGCTTCATCGCAGGCGTAGCGTCCGCGCTGCAGCTGAAACAAGGCGAAGCTGGCTTCATCGGCGGCATTGAAATCCCGCCGGTTCAAAAGTATAACTGGGGCTTCCAACAAGGCCTGAAATACGCGAACGACAATCTCGGTACGAAAATCACGCTTAAGCCTGAAAATGTCGTGTACCAAGGCAGCTTCGACGATGCGGCAGCAGGCGGCCAAATCGCGGCGCAAATGTATGACCGCGGCGTTAACTTCATCTTCACCGCTGCAGGCGGCGTAGGCGTAGGTGCGATTAACGAGGCGAAAACGCGCGCTAAAGCAGGCAAATCCGTATGGATCGTAGGCGTTGACGGCGACCAATACAAAGACGGCGTATATGAAGGCGACAAATCCATCATCCTTACATCTGCAATGAAGAAGGTTTCCGAAGCTTCCTTCGATATGGTGAAGGCGCTGCAAGAAGGCAAATTCCCAGGTGGACAAACCTTGACATTCGACATCAAGAACGACGGCGTAGGTATTCCTGCAACGAACCCGAACCTGGACGACACTACGATAACGAAAGTCAACGAAGTGATCACGAAGCTGAAAAGCGGCGAGATCAAAGTGGCTGCCGAAAAAGGCGATTTGATTAAATAA